The proteins below come from a single Tigriopus californicus strain San Diego chromosome 3, Tcal_SD_v2.1, whole genome shotgun sequence genomic window:
- the LOC131877769 gene encoding myeloperoxidase-like isoform X2, with the protein MANPISLSMLTFLFLIFGFWSVVDGQNYLDLVKQVQEIEEGEIAKAYRIAREESVAMELRNGVTQRALEVLATRNRFQIEKDSIDDVETGLHKILNDGQVGGGQSSVVQNIKIIQFACSEDEIKCDPTDPYRSISGICNNLENPKWGAMSTKFRRFLPASYADGISIPRGDFFSAFGFQPLQRESDPKCISMLDAALPNPRLVSNEFEQKRDSLDPIHTNLFVQIGQFLDHDITLTPELRTDQCCQNPTQAGCFSIITDDLRPPFSGCDHQSLECAASKISPGKTDEFCFEFVRSTPFCQESPYHVREQMNAITAYVDGSQIYGSDVERAISLRTLKQGQLRTSGQWLLPRISLDGSRKSYTAGDVRALENPGLTALHTLWVREHNRIAQELQGLFPFWSDEILFQESRRLVIAQWQNVVFGQFATTMLGPTRMDEFGLTLISPSQHDVTADSSIRNSFASAAYRFGHSMVQKSILVMPLNGSKSRNYPLKDNFFLTELYESGSGQGLEEILLGMFHQGSQNLDRFIVNDMRSHLFENIFGFQSDLMTRNIQRGRDHGIPSYNDFREFCGLSRPCDWNQIPLEVSPNAWASLQTLYSDPDDVDLFVGGITEAPLQGGVLGPTFACLIGKQLNLLKFGDRFFFSHVGAHPRSFSAEEIALIRNRHLGDLLCDNTQVTSITTNLFMMNAPAMPCKNRTMLDLSLLDFTPVGL; encoded by the exons ATGGCAAATCCGATTTCATTAAGCATGTTgactttcttgttcttgatatTCGGATTTTGGTCGGTGGTCGATGGTCAAAACTACTTGGATTTGGTCAAACAAGTGCAAGAAATTGAAGAGGGAGAAATTGCCAAAGCCTACAGAATTGCTCGAGAAGA GTCTGTGGCCATGGAGTTGAGAAACGGCGTTACCCAAAGGGCCTTGGAGGTGCTGGCCACTCGCAATCGGTTTCAAATTGAGAAAGACTCCATTGACGATGTGGAAACTGGCCTTCACAAGATCCTCAACGATGGGCAAGTGGGAGGTGGTCAGAGTAGCGTGGTGCAGaacatcaaaatcatccagTTTGCTTGCTCGGAGGATGAGATCAAGTGCGATCCCACCGACCCCTATCGAAGCATCTCTGGCATATGCAATAACTTGGAGAATCCAAAATGGGGAGCCATGAGTACGAAATTTAGGCGCTTTTTGCCGGCATCATACGCTGACGGAATCAGCATTCCTCGAGGAGACTTTTTCTCAGCTTTTGGGTTTCAAC CACTGCAACGTGAAAGTGATCCGAAATGCATATCCATGCTTGACGCCGCTTTGCCCAATCCTCGTTTAGTTAGTAACGagtttgaacaaaaacgcGATTCTTTGGACCCTATTCACACCAATCTGTTTGTTCAAATCGGTCAATTTCTGGATCACGATATCACCCTAACTCCTGAGCTGAGAACAGaccagtgttgccaaaatCCTACCCAAGCGGgttgtttttccatcatcacGGATGACTTGAGGCCTCCATTCAGCGGATGTGATCATCAGTCCTTGGAATGCGCAGCTTCAAAGATTTCCCCTGGCAAGACCGAtgaattttgctttgaatttgttAGATCCACTCCATTTTGCCAAGAGAGTCCGTATCATGTGAGAGAACAGATGAATGCCATCACGGCTTACGTGGACGGGTCACAAATCTACGG GTCCGACGTTGAGCGAGCTATTTCACTCCGAACTTTGAAACAAGGACAACTCAGGACCAGCGGCCAATGGCTCCTGCCAAGAATCAGCTTGGACGGATCCCGAAAATCTTACACAGCAGGAGATGTGCGGGCACTGGAAAATCCTGGCTTAACCGCTCTTCACACCCTTTGGGTTCGAGAACACAACCGAATTGCTCAAGAGCTCCAAGGGCTCTTTCCATTCTGGAGCGATGAGATCCTATTCCAAGAATCTAGAAGATTGGTGATAGCTCAATGGCAAAACGTggtttttggtcaatttgcCACAACAATGTTGGGTCCAACCAGAATGGATGAATTTGGATTAACGCTAATCAGTCCATCCCAGCATGACGTCACAGCAGATTCCTCCATTAGAAACAGTTTTGCCAGTGCCGCTTATAGATTTGGCCACTCCATGgttcaaaaaagcattttggtcATGCCTTTGAATGGGTCCAAAAGTCGAAACTACCCTCTTAAGGATAATTTCTTCCTTACCGAACTCTATGAATCTGGAAGTGGACAAGGCTTGGAGGAAATATTATTGGGGATGTTTCATCAAGGATCCCAGAACCTGGACCGATTTATTGTTAATGATATGAGGAGCCActtatttgaaaacatttttggctttCAGTCGGACTTGATGACCCGAAATATCCAACGAGGAAGAGACCACGGAATACCGAGCTACAATGACTTTCGAGAATTTTGTGGCTTATCAAGACCTTGCGATTGGAATCAAATTCCACTTGAAGTCAGTCCTAATGCCTGGGcgtctcttcaaacattatattctgaTCCCGATGACGTGGATCTATTTGTTGGTGGCATCACTGAAGCTCCACTTCAAGGAGGAGTTTTGGGACCAACGTTCGCTTGTCTTATTGGGAAACAGCTGAACTTACTCAAATTTGGTGATAGGTTCTTTTTCAGTCATGTGGGCGCTCATCCTCGAAGTTTCTCGGCTGAGGAGATTGCATTAATAAGAAACCGCCATTTGGGAGACTTGCTCTGTGATAACACTCAAGTGACATCGATTACGACTAATCTATTTATGATGAACGCTCCTGCCATGCCTTGCAAAAATCGAACGATGTTGGATTTAAGCTTATTGGACTTTACCCCAGTTGGACTTTAA
- the LOC131877771 gene encoding cuticle protein 7-like, whose amino-acid sequence MKTFIALILLAVASAAPAADKPEPTYEPRYEPRYAPAPYKPAYKQPAYEEPPKYEYQYAVADHYSGADFNQNEARDGYATNGEYRVVLPDGRTQIVTYTVQDNESGYVADVKYEGEASYPEEKPSYKPAYKPAYEPAPAYEA is encoded by the exons atgaag ACCTTCATCGCCCTCATTCTCTTGGCCGTAGCCTCTGCCGCTCCCGCTGCTGACAAGCCCGAGCCCACCTACGAGCCCCGTTATGAGCCCCGATACGCCCCCGCCCCTTACAAGCCAGCCTACAAGCAACCCGCCTATGAGGAACCTCCCAAGTATGAGTACCAATATGCCGTAGCCGATCATTACTCCGGTGCCGATTTCAACCAGAACGAGGCCCGTGACGGTTATGCCACCAACGGCGAGTACCGCGTTGTCCTTCCCGATGGCCGTACCCAAATCGTGACCTACACCGTTCAAGACAATGAATCCGGATACGTGGCTGATGTCAAATACGAGGGCGAGGCTTCATACCCTGAGGAGAAGCCTTCGTACAAGCCCGCTTATAAGCCCGCTTACGAACCCGCTCCTGCCTATGAGGCCTAG
- the LOC131877769 gene encoding myeloperoxidase-like isoform X1 yields MANPISLSMLTFLFLIFGFWSVVDGQNYLDLVKQVQEIEEGEIAKAYRIAREEYEENFSPFTELPSGRKFTKESVAMELRNGVTQRALEVLATRNRFQIEKDSIDDVETGLHKILNDGQVGGGQSSVVQNIKIIQFACSEDEIKCDPTDPYRSISGICNNLENPKWGAMSTKFRRFLPASYADGISIPRGDFFSAFGFQPLQRESDPKCISMLDAALPNPRLVSNEFEQKRDSLDPIHTNLFVQIGQFLDHDITLTPELRTDQCCQNPTQAGCFSIITDDLRPPFSGCDHQSLECAASKISPGKTDEFCFEFVRSTPFCQESPYHVREQMNAITAYVDGSQIYGSDVERAISLRTLKQGQLRTSGQWLLPRISLDGSRKSYTAGDVRALENPGLTALHTLWVREHNRIAQELQGLFPFWSDEILFQESRRLVIAQWQNVVFGQFATTMLGPTRMDEFGLTLISPSQHDVTADSSIRNSFASAAYRFGHSMVQKSILVMPLNGSKSRNYPLKDNFFLTELYESGSGQGLEEILLGMFHQGSQNLDRFIVNDMRSHLFENIFGFQSDLMTRNIQRGRDHGIPSYNDFREFCGLSRPCDWNQIPLEVSPNAWASLQTLYSDPDDVDLFVGGITEAPLQGGVLGPTFACLIGKQLNLLKFGDRFFFSHVGAHPRSFSAEEIALIRNRHLGDLLCDNTQVTSITTNLFMMNAPAMPCKNRTMLDLSLLDFTPVGL; encoded by the exons ATGGCAAATCCGATTTCATTAAGCATGTTgactttcttgttcttgatatTCGGATTTTGGTCGGTGGTCGATGGTCAAAACTACTTGGATTTGGTCAAACAAGTGCAAGAAATTGAAGAGGGAGAAATTGCCAAAGCCTACAGAATTGCTCGAGAAGAGTATGAGGAAAATTTTTCCCCATTTACGGAACTTCCTTCCGGACGAAAATTTACCAAAGA GTCTGTGGCCATGGAGTTGAGAAACGGCGTTACCCAAAGGGCCTTGGAGGTGCTGGCCACTCGCAATCGGTTTCAAATTGAGAAAGACTCCATTGACGATGTGGAAACTGGCCTTCACAAGATCCTCAACGATGGGCAAGTGGGAGGTGGTCAGAGTAGCGTGGTGCAGaacatcaaaatcatccagTTTGCTTGCTCGGAGGATGAGATCAAGTGCGATCCCACCGACCCCTATCGAAGCATCTCTGGCATATGCAATAACTTGGAGAATCCAAAATGGGGAGCCATGAGTACGAAATTTAGGCGCTTTTTGCCGGCATCATACGCTGACGGAATCAGCATTCCTCGAGGAGACTTTTTCTCAGCTTTTGGGTTTCAAC CACTGCAACGTGAAAGTGATCCGAAATGCATATCCATGCTTGACGCCGCTTTGCCCAATCCTCGTTTAGTTAGTAACGagtttgaacaaaaacgcGATTCTTTGGACCCTATTCACACCAATCTGTTTGTTCAAATCGGTCAATTTCTGGATCACGATATCACCCTAACTCCTGAGCTGAGAACAGaccagtgttgccaaaatCCTACCCAAGCGGgttgtttttccatcatcacGGATGACTTGAGGCCTCCATTCAGCGGATGTGATCATCAGTCCTTGGAATGCGCAGCTTCAAAGATTTCCCCTGGCAAGACCGAtgaattttgctttgaatttgttAGATCCACTCCATTTTGCCAAGAGAGTCCGTATCATGTGAGAGAACAGATGAATGCCATCACGGCTTACGTGGACGGGTCACAAATCTACGG GTCCGACGTTGAGCGAGCTATTTCACTCCGAACTTTGAAACAAGGACAACTCAGGACCAGCGGCCAATGGCTCCTGCCAAGAATCAGCTTGGACGGATCCCGAAAATCTTACACAGCAGGAGATGTGCGGGCACTGGAAAATCCTGGCTTAACCGCTCTTCACACCCTTTGGGTTCGAGAACACAACCGAATTGCTCAAGAGCTCCAAGGGCTCTTTCCATTCTGGAGCGATGAGATCCTATTCCAAGAATCTAGAAGATTGGTGATAGCTCAATGGCAAAACGTggtttttggtcaatttgcCACAACAATGTTGGGTCCAACCAGAATGGATGAATTTGGATTAACGCTAATCAGTCCATCCCAGCATGACGTCACAGCAGATTCCTCCATTAGAAACAGTTTTGCCAGTGCCGCTTATAGATTTGGCCACTCCATGgttcaaaaaagcattttggtcATGCCTTTGAATGGGTCCAAAAGTCGAAACTACCCTCTTAAGGATAATTTCTTCCTTACCGAACTCTATGAATCTGGAAGTGGACAAGGCTTGGAGGAAATATTATTGGGGATGTTTCATCAAGGATCCCAGAACCTGGACCGATTTATTGTTAATGATATGAGGAGCCActtatttgaaaacatttttggctttCAGTCGGACTTGATGACCCGAAATATCCAACGAGGAAGAGACCACGGAATACCGAGCTACAATGACTTTCGAGAATTTTGTGGCTTATCAAGACCTTGCGATTGGAATCAAATTCCACTTGAAGTCAGTCCTAATGCCTGGGcgtctcttcaaacattatattctgaTCCCGATGACGTGGATCTATTTGTTGGTGGCATCACTGAAGCTCCACTTCAAGGAGGAGTTTTGGGACCAACGTTCGCTTGTCTTATTGGGAAACAGCTGAACTTACTCAAATTTGGTGATAGGTTCTTTTTCAGTCATGTGGGCGCTCATCCTCGAAGTTTCTCGGCTGAGGAGATTGCATTAATAAGAAACCGCCATTTGGGAGACTTGCTCTGTGATAACACTCAAGTGACATCGATTACGACTAATCTATTTATGATGAACGCTCCTGCCATGCCTTGCAAAAATCGAACGATGTTGGATTTAAGCTTATTGGACTTTACCCCAGTTGGACTTTAA